A window of Halomonas sp. H10-9-1 contains these coding sequences:
- the rpsS gene encoding 30S ribosomal protein S19: MPRSLKKGPFIDLHLLKKVEAAVEKSDRKPIKTWSRRSMILPNMVGLTIAVHNGRQHVPVHVSEEMVGHKLGEFAATRLYRGHAADKKAKR, encoded by the coding sequence GTGCCACGTTCACTGAAGAAAGGTCCCTTTATTGACCTTCATCTGTTGAAGAAGGTTGAGGCTGCAGTGGAAAAGAGCGACCGCAAACCGATCAAGACCTGGTCGCGTCGCTCCATGATCCTGCCCAACATGGTCGGGCTCACCATTGCGGTCCATAACGGTCGCCAGCACGTCCCGGTGCATGTCTCCGAGGAAATGGTTGGCCACAAGCTGGGCGAATTCGCTGCTACCCGCCTTTATCGCGGTCATGCGGCGGACAAGAAAGCCAAACGGTAA